One stretch of Candidatus Bathyarchaeota archaeon DNA includes these proteins:
- a CDS encoding NusA-like transcription termination signal-binding factor has translation MLSNIKITENEMRYMALLENMTGATIVDCILEDENETVIFSVKKGEVGLAVGKGGEKIKRFRRMTNKQVEVYEYIDNAEGFIRNAMKPAKIKEIRLVDRVGGDRIAMVNVDVKDKGIAIGRNGSNIKKIRFLAQRYFGLDTVLIN, from the coding sequence ATGCTAAGCAATATCAAGATAACCGAAAACGAGATGCGTTACATGGCCCTTTTAGAGAACATGACTGGTGCCACGATTGTCGATTGTATCCTTGAGGATGAGAATGAGACGGTCATCTTCTCTGTGAAAAAGGGGGAGGTCGGCCTTGCAGTAGGTAAGGGCGGTGAGAAGATCAAGCGTTTCCGGAGGATGACAAACAAGCAAGTGGAGGTCTACGAGTACATCGACAACGCAGAGGGGTTCATCCGAAACGCTATGAAGCCCGCTAAGATCAAGGAGATCCGTTTGGTAGATCGGGTTGGGGGCGACCGCATCGCTATGGTGAACGTTGATGTTAAGGACAAAGGTATCGCTATCGGCAGGAATGGGTCTAACATCAAAAAGATTAGGTTTCTCGCCCAGCGCTATTTTGGGCTTGACACTGTTTTGATAAACTAA
- the rpl37e gene encoding 50S ribosomal protein L37e (contains a zinc finger motif) yields the protein MPTKHALHHGKRVHIRCRRCGSRSYHLRNKSCSSCGFGASARIRAPGWGTKTANGFRRR from the coding sequence TTGCCAACTAAGCATGCACTCCATCATGGTAAGCGTGTCCATATACGATGCCGTAGGTGTGGAAGCAGGTCTTATCATCTCCGGAACAAGTCGTGCTCATCATGTGGATTCGGAGCCTCCGCAAGGATCCGGGCTCCAGGTTGGGGGACGAAAACAGCGAATGGGTTCCGGCGCCGATAG
- a CDS encoding 50S ribosomal protein L30e, whose product MSSIDHEFRMAFRTGRIYLGSKVAIRELRRGRAVMAILASNCPSATRGEIDRYGKLSNIPVLHHQKDSRDLGILCGKPFPVSTLVINDPGDSKILDLARE is encoded by the coding sequence ATGAGTAGCATCGATCACGAATTCAGAATGGCCTTCCGGACAGGTCGCATTTATTTAGGCTCCAAGGTGGCCATCAGGGAACTCCGTCGAGGCAGGGCTGTGATGGCGATACTCGCTTCTAACTGCCCTTCGGCGACTAGGGGTGAAATAGACCGTTATGGGAAGCTTTCCAACATTCCTGTTCTCCATCATCAGAAGGATAGCAGGGATCTGGGAATCCTATGCGGTAAACCATTCCCCGTTTCAACACTCGTGATAAATGATCCTGGGGACTCCAAGATCCTCGATTTAGCGAGGGAGTAG
- a CDS encoding DNA-directed RNA polymerase subunit A', protein MSKIIDAVKFGVLPPDEIRRLSVVETNTSDTYDEDGGSIAGGLMDQRLGTLEPRQRCRTCGNISINCPGHYGHIELAVPVIHVEFAKHIYKLLSTTCRSCGRVLLTPEKNEEYQELRNKESELYGKVSVETSKDIIKQAKKFKKFKDCPVCGMTQSNVKFQKPTSFLEIEEEKFNTGDESLMEEISRRLTPNMIREWFERIPNDDLKLLDFDPDVARPEWMILQVLPVPPVDVRPSIILESGIRAEDDLTHKLVDIIRINQRLKENIEAGAPTLIIEDLSELLQYHITTYFNNEVSGIPPARHRSGRTLKSLAQRLKGKEGRFRGNLSGKRVDYSARTVISPDPNLDINEVGVPVHIATRLTVPDIVTERNIDEMRQLIKNGPSKHPGALYIIRPDGKRIRLEFVADKKLVAESIEPGFVIERHLKEGDIALFNRQPSLHRMSIMAHKVKVFPYRTFRMHLTVCPPYNADFDGDEMNLHIPQSKEAQTEARLLMQVQDQILSPRYGAPIIGATKDFLTGAYLLTRKETILTQNEVGKLLAATNYVGPEPEPMIKEPEPLWSGKDIFSLFIPTDFNFTTRANICIHHTDCSKEDCQHDAYVTIRNGQIKTGVIDTNTIGAERAETIFHRIIKDYGTEAGHDFLNNVTNLINKFLMFRGFTYSVDELVIGPNERTEINRVMRKMERNVDKLIDELSSGELERLPGQNLQETFEIQVMSELAKARDKAGETVESGLGMKNSGIVMARSGARGSSLNIGQMMGSVGQQAIRGKRIMRGYRNRTLAHFREHDPAPRARGFIYNCYRDGLDPIEFFFHSMGGREGLVDTAVRTQQSGYMQRRLINALEHLRVEYDGTVRTSSGKIVQFTYGEDGVDPAKSDHGKAVDVENLIERVKIAIPKGRSASEKYITGKLEENSKALTPHLVNKLRDNLVPLKMSKQGVDTVIDTVVQSYDFSLVEPGEAVGTIAAQSIGEPGTQMTLRTFHYAGVAELNVTLGLPRLIELVDARRQPSTPVMNIYLDSKHKRSKSKTREVAEKLTFIKLDDIIDVLNVDLNDDAIKFSVSPEFMENLNVNITEVEKALLLKFEKIDGDLFRIELSEEKNKNPEKLVKKIIETPIRGLSEINRVLTTYENGEWVIRTDGSNLEGVLNIEGVDPTRTTTNDIHEIARILGIEAARNALIKEAHAVLEEQGLDVDIRHVMLVSDIMTNTGTIQQIGRHGISGKKDSVLARAAFELTIQHLVNAAIKGETDPLKGVIENIIVGQSMPLGTGSVELFMTMGGKKDE, encoded by the coding sequence ATGTCCAAGATCATAGATGCAGTCAAATTCGGGGTTCTCCCTCCTGACGAGATCCGCCGCCTTAGCGTGGTAGAGACCAACACATCTGATACTTACGACGAGGACGGTGGATCCATCGCAGGCGGCCTCATGGACCAGAGACTCGGTACCCTGGAACCTAGGCAACGTTGCAGAACCTGCGGAAATATTTCAATAAACTGTCCTGGCCACTATGGCCATATCGAGCTGGCAGTCCCAGTGATTCACGTTGAGTTCGCCAAGCACATCTACAAGCTCCTCTCCACGACCTGTAGGAGCTGCGGACGTGTCCTACTAACCCCAGAGAAGAACGAGGAATACCAGGAACTCCGTAACAAGGAGAGCGAACTATACGGGAAAGTAAGTGTTGAAACATCAAAAGATATAATTAAGCAAGCTAAAAAGTTTAAAAAATTCAAGGACTGTCCGGTCTGTGGGATGACTCAGTCCAACGTTAAATTCCAAAAGCCTACAAGCTTCTTAGAGATTGAGGAGGAGAAATTCAATACAGGCGACGAATCTCTCATGGAGGAAATCAGTCGCAGACTAACCCCTAACATGATCAGAGAATGGTTTGAGAGAATCCCCAACGATGACTTAAAGCTTTTAGACTTTGATCCAGACGTAGCACGCCCTGAATGGATGATCCTTCAAGTACTACCCGTTCCACCCGTGGACGTGAGACCTAGCATCATCCTTGAATCTGGCATCAGGGCTGAGGACGATCTAACCCATAAGCTCGTCGATATCATCAGGATAAATCAAAGGCTCAAAGAGAACATCGAGGCGGGAGCCCCTACGCTCATCATAGAGGACCTATCGGAGCTTCTCCAATATCATATCACAACTTACTTCAACAACGAGGTCTCTGGAATCCCCCCAGCACGTCACAGGAGCGGACGTACACTAAAGAGTCTGGCTCAGAGACTCAAGGGAAAAGAGGGGCGATTCAGAGGAAACCTCTCAGGTAAGAGGGTCGACTATTCCGCCCGCACGGTCATCTCCCCAGATCCCAACCTTGACATTAACGAGGTTGGAGTACCAGTACACATCGCGACACGGCTCACTGTTCCAGATATAGTCACTGAGAGAAACATCGATGAGATGAGACAACTCATCAAAAACGGCCCCTCCAAGCACCCGGGCGCCCTGTATATCATTAGGCCCGATGGGAAACGGATACGACTAGAGTTTGTAGCAGATAAGAAACTCGTAGCCGAGTCTATCGAGCCAGGCTTTGTCATAGAACGCCACCTAAAGGAAGGCGATATCGCCTTATTCAACCGGCAGCCCAGCCTCCATAGGATGAGCATCATGGCCCACAAGGTCAAGGTATTCCCCTACAGGACTTTTAGAATGCACCTTACCGTCTGCCCGCCCTATAACGCCGACTTCGACGGCGATGAGATGAACCTACATATTCCCCAGAGCAAGGAAGCTCAGACTGAAGCTAGGCTTTTGATGCAGGTGCAGGATCAGATTCTCTCCCCTAGGTACGGGGCACCCATCATCGGAGCAACCAAGGACTTCCTCACCGGGGCATACCTCCTGACAAGGAAAGAGACAATTCTCACTCAAAACGAAGTCGGGAAGCTCCTCGCAGCCACGAACTATGTGGGGCCTGAGCCTGAACCAATGATCAAAGAGCCTGAGCCTCTATGGTCCGGAAAAGACATATTCAGTTTGTTTATACCCACTGACTTTAACTTTACGACCAGAGCAAACATCTGTATTCACCACACTGATTGTTCGAAAGAAGACTGTCAACATGATGCATATGTCACGATAAGGAATGGGCAGATCAAGACAGGTGTCATCGATACAAACACAATTGGCGCTGAGAGGGCAGAGACCATCTTCCATAGGATTATCAAGGACTATGGGACAGAAGCAGGTCACGACTTCCTCAACAACGTCACGAATCTCATCAACAAATTCCTAATGTTTAGGGGATTCACCTATTCAGTTGATGAACTCGTCATCGGACCAAATGAAAGAACCGAAATCAACAGAGTTATGAGAAAGATGGAGAGGAACGTCGATAAACTCATTGACGAACTCAGCTCAGGGGAGTTGGAACGCCTTCCTGGCCAAAACCTTCAAGAGACTTTCGAGATCCAGGTGATGAGTGAACTCGCCAAAGCGAGAGATAAGGCAGGCGAGACTGTCGAATCAGGCCTTGGGATGAAGAACTCCGGCATTGTGATGGCACGAAGCGGGGCGAGAGGGTCAAGCCTCAACATTGGCCAGATGATGGGGAGCGTGGGACAACAAGCTATTCGTGGGAAACGAATCATGAGAGGTTATAGGAATAGGACTCTTGCCCATTTCAGAGAACACGATCCAGCTCCCAGAGCGCGAGGGTTTATCTATAACTGCTACAGGGATGGCCTCGATCCCATCGAGTTTTTCTTCCACTCCATGGGAGGTAGAGAGGGACTGGTTGACACTGCAGTCCGAACACAACAAAGCGGATACATGCAGCGCAGGCTCATCAATGCCTTGGAGCACCTCAGGGTTGAATATGACGGCACCGTTAGGACATCTTCGGGGAAGATAGTCCAGTTCACATACGGCGAGGACGGCGTGGACCCGGCCAAGAGCGACCACGGAAAAGCAGTCGATGTCGAGAATTTAATAGAGAGGGTAAAGATAGCAATCCCAAAGGGTAGATCAGCCTCAGAAAAGTATATTACAGGAAAGCTAGAGGAAAACTCTAAAGCGCTCACCCCACACCTAGTCAACAAACTCCGGGATAATCTCGTTCCATTAAAGATGTCTAAGCAGGGCGTAGACACCGTTATTGATACTGTCGTTCAAAGCTATGATTTTAGCCTCGTGGAGCCGGGGGAAGCTGTAGGAACTATTGCTGCTCAGTCCATCGGAGAACCCGGCACTCAGATGACACTCCGGACGTTTCACTATGCAGGTGTAGCGGAGCTCAACGTCACACTAGGACTACCAAGGCTCATAGAGCTTGTGGATGCCAGGAGACAGCCCTCAACACCTGTCATGAATATATACCTTGACTCAAAGCATAAGAGGAGTAAGTCTAAAACAAGAGAGGTTGCGGAGAAGCTAACTTTCATAAAACTTGACGATATCATTGATGTGCTCAACGTCGATCTGAATGACGATGCCATCAAATTTTCAGTGTCACCGGAGTTCATGGAGAACCTGAATGTAAATATTACTGAAGTTGAGAAAGCTCTCCTCCTGAAGTTCGAAAAGATCGATGGTGACTTGTTCCGAATAGAACTCTCAGAAGAGAAAAATAAGAACCCTGAGAAATTAGTTAAAAAGATAATAGAGACACCCATTAGGGGACTTTCAGAGATTAACCGAGTATTAACGACCTATGAAAACGGAGAATGGGTCATCAGGACAGACGGATCAAATCTCGAGGGAGTCCTCAATATCGAGGGCGTTGACCCTACTAGGACGACGACAAATGACATCCATGAGATAGCAAGAATACTGGGGATCGAGGCGGCCAGGAACGCCCTCATCAAAGAGGCTCACGCAGTCCTTGAGGAGCAAGGCCTCGACGTAGACATTAGGCATGTGATGCTTGTCTCGGACATTATGACGAATACTGGCACGATCCAGCAGATTGGCCGCCATGGTATCAGTGGGAAAAAGGATAGCGTCTTAGCAAGAGCAGCGTTTGAGTTGACCATCCAGCATTTGGTTAACGCAGCGATCAAAGGTGAGACCGATCCCCTTAAAGGTGTGATCGAGAACATCATTGTCGGCCAGTCAATGCCCTTAGGCACAGGGAGCGTTGAGCTGTTTATGACGATGGGGGGCAAGAAAGATGAGTAG
- a CDS encoding RIO1 family regulatory kinase/ATPase, giving the protein MSSAEKAARLLLKLEPEEWMVLQAVERGMANYSIVPMTQLLKYTKMPDRDVEFSLRALNKKDLIWRSFDPYHGYILNYSGYDLLALNALAKMNILNSLGRQIGVGKESDILDAITDKGKRVALKFHRLGRTSFRETRRRRDYIKRRGYTSWHYQSRLAAKKEFSVQTRVHNGSVSTPQPIHQNRHVIVMEFIDGYNLNDVSRLDDPSSFLEDILENVRATFRIGLIHADLSEYNIIVQKDSRVLLIDWPQAIEVDHPNAENILERDIRNVLRFFQRKFKVHRCFKKILDFIKN; this is encoded by the coding sequence ATGTCTTCAGCCGAGAAGGCGGCAAGGTTGCTCCTGAAGCTTGAACCGGAAGAGTGGATGGTACTCCAAGCTGTGGAGCGGGGCATGGCTAATTACAGCATTGTCCCAATGACGCAACTCCTGAAGTATACAAAGATGCCCGATAGAGATGTCGAGTTCAGTTTGAGAGCGCTTAACAAAAAAGACCTCATCTGGCGGAGCTTTGATCCATATCACGGATACATCCTAAATTATTCGGGGTATGATCTTTTAGCCTTGAACGCTCTGGCAAAGATGAATATTCTCAATTCTTTAGGTCGGCAAATCGGGGTGGGTAAAGAGTCGGACATCCTTGATGCAATCACCGATAAAGGGAAACGGGTTGCCCTGAAGTTTCATAGGCTCGGAAGAACTAGCTTCAGGGAGACAAGAAGGCGGAGAGACTACATTAAGCGACGAGGATACACGTCTTGGCACTATCAGTCTCGGTTGGCGGCGAAAAAAGAGTTTAGCGTCCAAACTCGTGTTCATAACGGGAGCGTCTCGACTCCCCAGCCCATTCATCAGAACCGGCATGTAATTGTGATGGAGTTTATAGACGGCTATAACCTAAATGACGTTTCTAGACTCGACGATCCGAGTAGCTTCCTCGAAGACATACTTGAAAACGTTAGGGCAACATTCAGAATAGGATTAATACATGCGGACCTAAGCGAATACAATATCATTGTTCAAAAAGATAGCAGAGTTTTATTGATTGACTGGCCACAGGCAATAGAAGTCGACCATCCGAATGCAGAAAACATTCTAGAGAGAGATATCCGAAATGTCTTACGATTTTTCCAACGAAAGTTTAAAGTCCATCGATGCTTTAAAAAAATCCTAGATTTTATAAAAAACTAG
- a CDS encoding DNA-directed RNA polymerase subunit B encodes MLLSDQDHWDVMKSFFTEEGLVKQHLDSYNDFVNNTLQHIIDEIKGIKIETSEHTYDIKFGTIGLNPPRIVEVDGTVRSVYPRETRIRNLTYSAPLYLDIFLDGRDERVNIGNLPIMVKSNLCLLSKHTPDELISIGEDPTEVGGYFIINGSERVIVSLEDLAPNRILIESDNRGSKPVYRGKVFSTTVGFRARIEMALKAKGEIVISIPGVPVPVPFVVLMRALGVETDRNIAEMVDLDPEILNELEKSFVDATDVQTIEDAILFIGNRVAFGQVREFRLKRAETIVDRNLLPHIGRDPTDRLDKAIFLGEMASRIIELKFGRRVEDDKDHLKNKRTKLAGPLLAELFRSAFWGLYRDMRYQFRRMSTRRKGVQISAAIRPGIISSRVQHALATGNWRRGRVGMTQLLDRTNTLATLSHLRRLQSPLSRSQPNFEARDLHSTHWGRLCPNETPEGANCGLVKNLALMASISVGTDLEKIKRTLLYLGVTPAKDADKKFPQEEAKLFVEGYLLGYSVLPNQLVDTVREMRLRGEISGEMNIAFYPNHNEIYVNCDEGRIRRPLILVREGKPLLKARHVRNIRQGRWQWSDLIKEGIIEYIDAEEEENAFIATDNTEVSEEHTHMEICIYSILGVTASIIPFPEHNQSPRNTYQAAMAKQAPGMYALNFKDRADTRGHILHYPQMPLAQTRPMEIMGFNDRPAGQNYVVAVLSSNGYNMEDAIIFNKSSIERGLGHSSFYRIYKAICKQYLGGAKDRLTLPEAGIRGYHGAESYRMLEEDGLISTEAQVRGGDILIGKTSPPRFSEEYRGFEVRGPKLRDTSIAVRPTEQGVVDTVFVTKNIEGSYLIKAKVRSHRIPELGDKFVSRHGQKGVIGMVIPQEDMPFSAHGIVPDIIINPHAFPSRMTVGQFLESVAGKAAALKGEMVDGTPFINEPLESISETLRKLGLEPGGRELMYDGQSGRMFDSHIYVGLTFYQKLHHMVVDKIHARARGQVQMLTRQPTEGRARGGGLRFGEMERDCLVGHGTAMLLKDRLLEESDSYTIYICERCGKLAFYDIRQRKYICPICEGKGQVEPVVVSYAFKLLLQELQSLCLSPTLELAKEVG; translated from the coding sequence ATGTTACTATCAGATCAAGATCATTGGGACGTAATGAAGTCCTTCTTTACTGAGGAAGGGCTTGTAAAGCAGCACCTGGATAGCTACAACGATTTCGTCAATAATACGCTTCAACATATTATAGATGAGATCAAAGGCATCAAAATTGAGACGTCTGAACACACCTATGATATAAAATTCGGCACAATCGGGCTCAATCCCCCCCGGATTGTAGAGGTGGATGGCACCGTCCGTAGCGTCTACCCTCGCGAGACCCGTATCCGTAACCTAACCTACTCAGCCCCACTCTATCTCGATATATTCCTTGACGGCCGAGATGAAAGGGTTAACATAGGGAACCTTCCCATCATGGTCAAATCCAACCTCTGCCTCCTCTCCAAGCATACCCCGGATGAACTCATCAGCATCGGCGAGGACCCTACAGAGGTCGGAGGATATTTCATAATCAACGGATCTGAACGGGTCATCGTTAGCCTTGAAGACCTCGCCCCTAACCGGATTCTCATAGAATCAGATAATCGTGGCTCTAAACCAGTCTATAGGGGTAAAGTTTTCTCAACAACAGTAGGATTCAGGGCCCGCATCGAAATGGCCCTTAAAGCCAAGGGCGAGATAGTCATCAGTATTCCTGGAGTCCCTGTACCTGTACCCTTCGTCGTACTTATGAGAGCTCTCGGCGTCGAAACAGACCGAAATATCGCGGAGATGGTGGACCTCGACCCCGAGATCCTTAATGAGCTTGAGAAAAGCTTTGTCGATGCCACAGACGTCCAAACAATAGAGGATGCCATACTATTCATTGGCAATAGAGTTGCATTTGGACAGGTCCGAGAATTCAGGCTTAAAAGAGCAGAGACAATAGTAGATCGAAATCTCCTCCCCCACATCGGAAGGGACCCTACAGATCGCCTCGACAAAGCCATATTCTTAGGCGAGATGGCCTCTCGAATTATAGAGCTCAAATTTGGAAGGAGAGTGGAAGACGATAAAGACCACCTAAAAAACAAGAGGACTAAACTCGCGGGGCCCCTCCTAGCCGAGTTATTCAGGAGCGCATTCTGGGGTCTATACAGGGACATGCGCTACCAGTTTCGCAGGATGAGCACACGCAGAAAAGGAGTCCAAATCAGCGCAGCCATTAGACCTGGCATAATCAGTAGTAGGGTGCAACACGCCCTTGCTACAGGCAACTGGCGCAGGGGCCGCGTTGGCATGACCCAACTCCTCGACAGGACCAACACACTGGCAACCCTCAGCCATTTACGTCGTCTCCAAAGCCCCCTAAGCCGGAGCCAGCCTAACTTTGAGGCCAGAGACCTTCACTCGACGCATTGGGGTCGGCTCTGTCCAAATGAGACCCCCGAGGGAGCCAATTGTGGTCTCGTCAAGAACCTGGCCCTTATGGCTAGCATCTCAGTCGGGACCGATCTTGAGAAGATAAAGCGAACACTCCTCTATCTAGGGGTTACTCCCGCAAAAGATGCAGATAAGAAATTCCCCCAGGAGGAAGCCAAGCTGTTTGTAGAGGGGTATCTACTTGGATATTCTGTCCTCCCCAACCAACTTGTTGACACCGTCAGGGAGATGAGATTGAGAGGAGAGATCAGCGGAGAGATGAACATCGCTTTCTACCCGAATCATAACGAGATCTATGTCAACTGCGACGAGGGTCGCATTAGGAGACCACTCATCCTCGTGAGAGAGGGAAAACCCCTCTTAAAGGCTAGGCACGTTCGTAACATCCGGCAAGGTCGCTGGCAGTGGAGCGACCTCATCAAAGAAGGCATCATAGAGTACATCGATGCCGAAGAAGAGGAAAACGCTTTCATCGCTACTGATAATACCGAGGTCTCTGAGGAGCACACCCACATGGAGATCTGCATCTATTCTATCCTTGGCGTCACGGCATCCATCATACCATTCCCCGAGCACAACCAGTCCCCCAGGAACACTTACCAAGCCGCCATGGCTAAGCAGGCTCCCGGGATGTATGCCCTTAATTTTAAGGACCGGGCGGATACAAGAGGTCACATCCTCCACTACCCGCAGATGCCCCTCGCCCAGACCAGGCCTATGGAAATTATGGGATTCAACGACCGCCCTGCGGGTCAGAACTATGTCGTAGCGGTCCTCAGCTCCAACGGATACAATATGGAAGACGCCATTATTTTCAATAAATCCAGTATCGAAAGGGGCCTGGGTCACAGCAGCTTTTATCGTATCTACAAGGCCATTTGTAAACAATACCTTGGCGGAGCAAAGGACAGACTTACCCTCCCTGAGGCAGGCATAAGAGGCTACCACGGAGCTGAATCCTATAGGATGCTTGAGGAGGACGGCCTCATCTCCACCGAGGCCCAAGTAAGAGGAGGCGATATCCTCATCGGCAAGACGAGCCCTCCCAGATTCAGCGAGGAATACAGAGGCTTCGAGGTCCGAGGGCCCAAACTAAGGGACACAAGCATCGCTGTTAGACCTACGGAACAAGGAGTTGTCGACACTGTATTCGTCACGAAAAACATTGAGGGTAGCTATCTTATTAAGGCCAAAGTCAGGAGCCATAGAATCCCGGAGCTCGGAGATAAATTTGTCTCCCGCCACGGCCAGAAGGGAGTCATAGGTATGGTGATCCCCCAAGAGGATATGCCCTTCAGCGCTCACGGAATCGTCCCCGACATCATAATAAACCCACACGCATTCCCAAGTCGAATGACAGTAGGTCAATTCCTCGAATCCGTGGCGGGTAAAGCAGCAGCCTTAAAGGGAGAGATGGTGGACGGCACGCCTTTTATCAACGAACCCCTTGAAAGTATATCAGAGACCCTTAGAAAGCTCGGCCTCGAGCCTGGAGGCCGAGAACTTATGTACGACGGTCAGAGTGGGCGCATGTTTGATTCCCATATATACGTCGGCCTCACGTTCTACCAAAAGCTCCACCATATGGTGGTCGACAAGATCCACGCCAGAGCCCGAGGCCAAGTCCAGATGCTCACACGCCAGCCCACTGAAGGTAGAGCTAGGGGGGGAGGTCTTAGATTCGGAGAGATGGAACGGGACTGCCTCGTAGGCCACGGAACTGCAATGCTCCTCAAGGATAGACTTCTCGAGGAATCAGATTCCTATACTATATATATCTGCGAACGCTGCGGAAAACTTGCCTTTTACGACATCAGGCAGAGGAAATACATCTGCCCCATATGTGAAGGAAAAGGACAAGTTGAGCCCGTGGTCGTCTCCTACGCATTTAAGCTTCTCCTTCAGGAGCTCCAGAGCCTCTGTTTGTCACCTACCCTGGAGCTGGCCAAAGAGGTTGGATGA
- a CDS encoding RNA-binding protein, producing the protein MITQVLDSSLGRTILIQLRGGRTLRGILEGFDQHVNLVLKEAVDVSDPSAELDLGTIVLRGDNVIMISPPPVV; encoded by the coding sequence ATGATTACGCAGGTTCTAGACTCGAGTTTGGGTAGAACTATTTTGATTCAGTTGCGCGGTGGCAGAACTCTCCGGGGTATTCTGGAAGGCTTTGATCAGCACGTTAACCTAGTTTTAAAGGAGGCGGTGGATGTAAGCGATCCTTCTGCTGAATTAGATCTGGGAACCATAGTGTTGCGGGGGGATAATGTGATCATGATCTCTCCCCCTCCGGTGGTATGA
- a CDS encoding AIR synthase family protein has product MGRAGRLPTGKLPQDVLRRVVLEKLGVYSDRVLLGPCVGEDAAVIEMGDRVIVFATDPITGAVGNIGWLAVHINANDVASTGAHPLWFLCVTLLPEGTNEGLLEDIMEQIHRACMEVGVALVGGHTETTPGLDRPILIGFMMGEASKEDYIKTGDAIPGDILVLTKGAGIEGTAVLAEDLSWVLENKIESSVIQVAKQMVRRISIVPEAMKAVELGGVHSLHDPTEGGLLNGIWEMAEAAGVGVEIIESKISIAPETKAVCEALNVDPLKLMGSGALLIALERKRVEKLISLLLEIEVEASVIGEIKHLQEGRVLVKLDGTRVDLEAVDQDEVYRTLKKYG; this is encoded by the coding sequence ATGGGAAGAGCAGGTCGTCTGCCAACGGGGAAGCTACCCCAAGATGTCCTGAGGCGGGTAGTTTTAGAAAAGCTAGGAGTTTACAGTGATAGAGTTCTCCTAGGGCCGTGTGTGGGCGAGGATGCCGCTGTCATCGAGATGGGAGACCGGGTGATCGTCTTTGCTACGGATCCCATCACAGGCGCGGTGGGGAATATAGGCTGGCTCGCGGTACACATAAACGCGAATGATGTCGCGTCTACGGGGGCTCATCCCCTCTGGTTTCTTTGTGTCACCCTTCTGCCGGAGGGAACTAATGAGGGCCTCCTCGAGGACATAATGGAGCAGATTCATAGAGCATGTATGGAGGTCGGGGTCGCCTTAGTTGGAGGGCACACGGAGACTACTCCGGGTCTAGACCGACCTATACTCATCGGATTTATGATGGGAGAGGCGTCAAAAGAGGACTACATAAAAACTGGAGACGCTATCCCAGGAGATATCTTGGTCCTGACAAAAGGGGCTGGGATCGAGGGCACAGCCGTGCTTGCGGAAGACCTCTCTTGGGTCCTTGAGAATAAGATCGAATCATCGGTTATCCAGGTTGCGAAACAAATGGTGAGGAGAATCAGCATCGTCCCCGAGGCGATGAAGGCGGTTGAGCTAGGAGGGGTTCATAGCCTTCATGATCCAACTGAAGGGGGTCTCCTGAACGGTATCTGGGAGATGGCGGAGGCCGCAGGTGTGGGTGTCGAGATAATTGAGTCCAAGATCTCTATAGCTCCTGAGACCAAGGCTGTTTGCGAGGCGCTTAACGTCGATCCCCTTAAACTCATGGGATCTGGAGCTCTCCTCATAGCTCTCGAGAGGAAGAGAGTAGAGAAGCTAATCTCTTTGCTGTTAGAGATCGAGGTTGAGGCCTCTGTGATTGGCGAAATAAAACATCTTCAAGAAGGGCGTGTTTTAGTGAAATTAGATGGGACTAGAGTTGATTTAGAGGCTGTAGATCAGGATGAGGTATACAGGACCCTTAAAAAATACGGATAA